In the genome of Entelurus aequoreus isolate RoL-2023_Sb linkage group LG15, RoL_Eaeq_v1.1, whole genome shotgun sequence, one region contains:
- the agtr1b gene encoding type-1 angiotensin II receptor → MANATAGTSKGINLTCGMSGHHDIIFTLVPIVYGCNFAIGIVGNSMVVAVIYCYMKLKTVANIFVLNLAVSDLTFLMTLPMWATFTATGYHWPFGGFLCKTSAGLVIFNLYTSTFFLTALSMDRYLAIVHPVRSRRFRTAAYARITCVVVWLFAFVLSVPTALTRDVLDIANSNATVCGVLHPGAENRVRLKELLLAINLMKSLLGFLVPFVIIITCYCLIGRALLGARHIQKSSRSRDDEVLRMLAAAVLAFFLCWMPHQVFHLLQVLTQLILVENCAVLEIVDTAMPFTICLAYFNSCVNPIVYGFVGRNFRKNLLRLLRCSPAGAPGPHPSISSKMSALSFRASEALSLTAKSKASADSK, encoded by the coding sequence ATGGCGAACGCCACGGCCGGAACGAGCAAAGGGATCAACCTGACGTGCGGCATGTCCGGCCACCACGACATCATCTTCACGCTGGTGCCCATCGTCTACGGATGCAACTTTGCCATCGGCATTGTGGGTAACAGCATGGTGGTGGCCGTCATCTACTGCTACATGAAGCTGAAGACGGTGGCCAACATCTTCGTGCTCAACCTGGCCGTGTCCGACCTCACCTTCCTCATGACGCTGCCCATGTGGGCCACCTTCACCGCCACCGGCTACCACTGGCCGTTCGGGGGCTTCCTGTGCAAGACCAGCGCCGGCTTGGTCATCTTCAACCTCTACACCAGCACCTTCTTCCTGACGGCGCTCAGCATGGACCGCTACCTGGCCATCGTGCACCCGGTGAGGTCGCGGCGCTTCCGCACGGCGGCGTACGCCCGCATCACCTGCGTGGTGGTCTGGCTCTTCGCCTTCGTGCTCAGCGTGCCCACGGCGTTGACGCGGGACGTGCTCGACATCGCCAACTCCAACGCCACGGTGTGCGGCGTCCTGCACCCGGGCGCGGAGAACCGCGTGCGGCTGAAGGAGCTCCTGCTGGCCATCAATCTGATGAAGAGCCTGCTGGGCTTCCTGGTGCCCttcgtcatcatcatcacctgctACTGCCTCATCGGCCGGGCGCTGCTGGGCGCCAGGCACATCCAGAAGAGCTCGCGCTCCCGCGACGACGAGGTTCTGCGCATGCTGGCCGCCGCCGTGCTGGCCTTCTTCCTGTGCTGGATGCCCCATCAGGTGTTCCACCTCCTGCAGGTGCTGACTCAGCTCATTCTGGTGGAGAACTGCGCCGTCCTGGAGATCGTGGACACCGCCATGCCCTTCACCATCTGCCTGGCCTACTTCAACAGCTGCGTCAACCCCATCGTCTACGGCTTCGTGGGACGCAACTTCCGCAAGAACCTGCTGCGACTGCTGCGCTGCTCGCCGGCCGGCGCCCCCGGTCCTCACCCCAGCATCAGCTCCAAGATGAGCGCCCTGTCCTTCAGAGCCTCCGAGGCGCTGAGCCTGACCGCCAAGAGCAAGGCCTCCGCCGACAGCAAGTAG